The genomic segment ACTCACGGTTCTGAAACTGCTGTGCTGTGTATCTGGTTAGGAGGATCCCGAAACCCTCAATCAGAGCAAGTAAAATTCCTCCCATCATGGCAGAGCCCATCATAGTTAATGGCCCAcctgcagaaaaacacaaaattcatTCATCAGGTCAGTGACAAATGGGGGCTGGTGTCATCAGAGTGACTCAGCCGTTTAACAGATATTCCTCTTACTGCGTGCTGCCAGGATGGCTCCAGTTAGTGCACCACTTGTTATGGAGTTCCAGGGATCTTCTTTCCCTCTTATGCGAACTAAACCACAGTCGATAGTGGAGAAGAGTCCTCCCCAAACAGCAAAGCTACCTGCGAAAACAAACCAGTGAGTGATTTGGTTTTGGACAAAGAAAATGTAATCACCAATAATTATGTGAAATAACTTCAGCTacctaaataaaacaaaccctTTGCaggtaaataatataatatacacaatGACAGCTGTGAATGATGCCATAATGGTTGACATTTCAAGATATAtagcaaacaaaacaattcaTGAGTACATAATAAACTCTCCTCACCTCCAATCTGTGGGGCTCTTACCCTAACTGCGTTTGCACTGCCTCTCAGCCTGTGTCCGACACCCTGAAATATTAAAGCACTGTTGAATTCAGAGTTCAAAAAGCTGATCAGAGTCAGAGAGCAAACAAATATGAGGTGAACTCACTGCAGGGGCATTTCGAAAGCCCTTGATTGCCTGGAACACCCCTCCTCCAATTGCGCCCATGGTGAAAGCACCTCCGCAGTCATCCACTATCCTCCAGGGACTGCAGGAGATTAAGgaaatgtaaaaacaggatAGGACTGTCAAATATCTCTGCTTTGATATGTGAGTTGTGAATTTTCAACACTAGAAAAGGCTCATATGTAACCAGTATCTAAGTAGTAACCATCAGTGTGTAGTCCATGTGGTTCATACGCTAATCATACTTGTGCTGAAACTTTTAGTAGATTAATCAAACTGTCA from the Scomber japonicus isolate fScoJap1 chromosome 4, fScoJap1.pri, whole genome shotgun sequence genome contains:
- the timm17b gene encoding mitochondrial import inner membrane translocase subunit Tim17-B: MEEYAREPCPWRIVDDCGGAFTMGAIGGGVFQAIKGFRNAPAGVGHRLRGSANAVRVRAPQIGGSFAVWGGLFSTIDCGLVRIRGKEDPWNSITSGALTGAILAARSGPLTMMGSAMMGGILLALIEGFGILLTRYTAQQFQNPIPFVDDPSQLPPKDDGQQGSKGEFQ